The Camelina sativa cultivar DH55 unplaced genomic scaffold, Cs unpScaffold04109, whole genome shotgun sequence DNA segment TGCTACGTCTGGGCGAGTGGTCTTCACGCGCCTACATGGACTGACCCGACCCGTGATTGTTTCCGCGGCTGGGCTCCTTTGCTTCGTCTCGCGGGTCCGAGCTGCGTCTCCGTTTGCTTGGAGTGGTGGTGGTACGAGATCATGATCGTTCTCTGCGGTTTGCTCGTGAATCCAAGATCGACGGTGGCTGCTATGGGCGTTTTGATCCAGACGACATCGTTTCTTTACGTTTTCCCGTCTTCTCTCAGCTTCGCTGTGTCCACTAGGGTAGGTAACGAGCTTGGAGCGAACCGTCCCAGGACGGNTGTGTCCACTAGGGTAGGTAACGAGCTTGGAGCGAACCGTCCCAAGACGGCGAAGCTATCGGCCATGGTGTCTATCGTTTTCGCGGCTGTTACGGGGATCACTGCTGCGGCGTTTGCTTACTCCGTTAGAAATGCTTGGGGGAGGATATTCACCGGAGACGAAGAGATTCTCCGGCTAACAGCGGCGGCGTTACCGATATTGGGTTTATGCGAGATCGGAAACTGTCCACAGACGGTGGGATGCGGCGTAGTGAGAGGAACAGCACGGCCGTCAACGGCGGCGAACGTGAACCTCGGAGCGTTTTATCTGGTGGGCATGCCGGTGGCTGTTGGTCTCGGGTTTT contains these protein-coding regions:
- the LOC104774621 gene encoding protein DETOXIFICATION 51-like, with protein sequence YVWASGLHAPTWTDPTRDCFRGWAPLLRLAGPSCVSVCLEWWWYEIMIVLCGLLVNPRSTVAAMGVLIQTTSFLYVFPSSLSFAVSTRVGNELGANRPKTAKLSAMVSIVFAAVTGITAAAFAYSVRNAWGRIFTGDEEILRLTAAALPILGLCEIGNCPQTVGCGVVRGTARPSTAANVNLGAFYLVGMPVAVGLGFWAGIGFNGLWL